The following proteins are co-located in the Bordetella bronchialis genome:
- a CDS encoding methyl-accepting chemotaxis protein, whose amino-acid sequence MTFVLSSWSSAAAPLLGIAGGAAAAFFGAYTPAALAVAAALAGLGLAAGYAGRRGRAGDAIDIGAHVRGLEDFCADLAPVWSRQIESSRAQMETAVTALSMRFGEISSRLDQTLRLSTRDSGGHGESAAGVSARSAEQLDGVVSLLGASIKTKAELLGKVQGLKGFVDELQSMVQAIGQITQQTNLLAINATIEAAHAGALGRGFATVAQEVRALSKQSGETGARIAEKIAFIGDAIVATCAAAEESTRSEQAAIAKSEATIQEVLERFRVFAEGLGGTTELLRQESQGIQEEVSQALVQLQFQDRVSQVMAHVGANIERLPSVIHDYGVACAEAGELRPLDAAPLLGELERTYAMAEERQNHQSGKAAPVAAPAASTDITFF is encoded by the coding sequence ATGACTTTCGTCCTTTCTTCCTGGTCTTCCGCCGCCGCGCCACTGCTGGGCATCGCGGGCGGCGCCGCCGCGGCATTCTTCGGCGCCTATACCCCTGCCGCCCTGGCCGTGGCCGCGGCCCTGGCCGGCCTGGGTCTGGCCGCCGGCTATGCGGGGCGCCGCGGGCGCGCCGGCGACGCCATCGACATCGGCGCGCACGTCCGGGGCCTGGAGGATTTCTGCGCCGACCTGGCGCCGGTCTGGTCGCGCCAGATCGAGTCGTCCCGCGCCCAGATGGAGACGGCGGTCACGGCGCTCAGCATGCGCTTCGGCGAGATCTCCAGCCGCCTGGACCAGACCCTGCGCCTGTCGACGCGCGACAGCGGCGGCCACGGCGAGTCGGCCGCGGGCGTTTCGGCGCGCAGCGCGGAACAGCTGGATGGCGTGGTCAGCCTGCTGGGCGCCAGCATCAAGACCAAGGCCGAACTGCTGGGCAAGGTGCAGGGCCTGAAAGGATTCGTCGACGAGCTTCAAAGCATGGTGCAGGCCATCGGCCAGATCACGCAGCAGACCAATCTGCTCGCCATCAACGCGACCATCGAGGCCGCGCATGCCGGCGCCCTGGGACGCGGCTTCGCCACGGTGGCGCAGGAAGTGCGCGCCTTGTCCAAGCAGTCCGGCGAGACCGGCGCGCGCATCGCCGAGAAAATCGCCTTCATCGGCGACGCCATTGTCGCCACCTGCGCCGCCGCCGAGGAATCCACGCGCAGCGAGCAGGCCGCCATCGCCAAATCCGAGGCCACCATCCAGGAGGTCCTGGAGCGCTTCCGCGTCTTCGCCGAAGGGCTGGGCGGCACCACCGAACTGCTGCGCCAGGAAAGCCAGGGCATCCAGGAAGAGGTCAGCCAGGCTTTGGTGCAGCTGCAGTTCCAGGACCGGGTCAGCCAGGTGATGGCGCACGTGGGGGCCAATATCGAACGGCTGCCTTCGGTCATCCACGACTACGGCGTCGCCTGCGCCGAGGCGGGCGAGCTGCGGCCGCTGGACGCCGCCCCGCTGCTGGGCGAACTGGAGCGCACCTACGCGATGGCGGAAGAGCGCCAGAACCATCAATCCGGCAAGGCGGCGCCCGTTGCCGCGCCGGCCGCCTCCACCGACATCACCTTCTTCTGA
- a CDS encoding M20 family metallopeptidase — translation MNRAAAIAHADASFTSGAFQAALARRIAMPTESQNPDRAADLAAYLHTELQPAFESMGFACRTLTHPKARAPFLYAERIEDPALPTVLGYGHGDVIRGLDAEWQQGLSPWKLTESQGRWYGRGIADNKGQHTVNMEALRSVLETRGKLGFNAKYLVEMGEETGSPGLREVCEAHRELFAADLLIASDGPRLRAERPTVFLGARGGLNFDMTIEAREGGHHSGNWGGLLSNPGIQLAHAIASIVSPTGQIRIPAWVPKELPASVRRVLADCEVDGGADGPEIDPGWGEPGLTPAEQVYGWCSFEVLAFKTGNPETPVNAIPPRAWARCQLRFVVGVDTDDLLPALRRHLDRHGFPMVQLTLTRETMFKATRLDPDDPWVKWAVESLARTSGKKPAILPNLGGSLPNDIFTEVLGLRTIWVPHSYPSCSQHAPNEHLPPELLREGLNLMTGLYWDLGAGDTPALQRA, via the coding sequence ATGAACCGTGCCGCGGCGATCGCCCATGCCGATGCCAGCTTTACATCCGGCGCCTTCCAGGCGGCGCTGGCCCGCCGCATCGCTATGCCGACGGAAAGCCAGAACCCGGACCGGGCCGCGGACCTGGCGGCCTATTTGCACACCGAACTGCAGCCGGCCTTCGAATCCATGGGCTTCGCCTGCCGTACGCTGACCCATCCCAAGGCGCGGGCGCCATTCCTCTACGCGGAACGGATCGAGGACCCCGCCTTGCCCACGGTATTGGGCTACGGCCATGGCGATGTCATCCGCGGCCTGGACGCCGAATGGCAACAGGGCCTGTCGCCCTGGAAGCTGACGGAATCGCAGGGCCGCTGGTACGGCCGCGGCATCGCCGACAACAAGGGCCAGCACACCGTCAATATGGAAGCCCTGCGCAGCGTGCTGGAAACCCGCGGCAAGCTGGGCTTCAACGCCAAGTATCTGGTCGAGATGGGCGAGGAAACCGGCTCGCCGGGGCTGCGCGAGGTCTGCGAGGCGCACCGCGAGCTGTTCGCCGCCGATCTGCTCATCGCATCCGACGGTCCGCGGCTGCGCGCGGAACGGCCGACGGTATTCCTGGGCGCGCGCGGCGGGCTCAACTTCGATATGACCATCGAGGCCCGCGAAGGCGGCCATCACTCGGGCAATTGGGGCGGGCTGCTGTCCAACCCCGGCATCCAGCTGGCGCACGCCATCGCCAGCATCGTCTCGCCCACCGGGCAGATCCGCATCCCCGCCTGGGTGCCGAAGGAATTGCCGGCCTCCGTGCGCCGCGTGCTGGCCGATTGCGAAGTCGACGGCGGCGCGGACGGCCCCGAAATCGACCCCGGCTGGGGCGAGCCCGGCCTGACGCCGGCCGAGCAGGTCTATGGCTGGTGTTCTTTCGAGGTGCTGGCCTTCAAGACGGGCAACCCCGAAACGCCGGTGAATGCCATTCCGCCGCGCGCCTGGGCGCGTTGCCAGCTGCGCTTCGTGGTGGGCGTGGATACCGACGACCTGCTGCCCGCGCTGCGCAGGCACCTGGATCGCCACGGTTTCCCCATGGTGCAACTGACACTGACGCGCGAGACGATGTTCAAGGCCACGCGCCTGGATCCCGACGATCCCTGGGTCAAGTGGGCGGTGGAATCGCTGGCGCGGACCAGCGGCAAGAAGCCGGCCATCCTGCCCAACCTGGGCGGCTCGCTACCCAACGATATCTTCACCGAAGTCCTGGGGCTGCGTACCATCTGGGTCCCGCACTCCTACCCCTCGTGTTCGCAGCACGCGCCCAACGAACACCTGCCGCCCGAGCTCCTGCGCGAAGGCCTGAACCTGATGACCGGGCTTTATTGGGACCTGGGCGCCGGCGATACCCCCGCCTTGCAGCGCGCTTGA
- a CDS encoding AraC family transcriptional regulator, with amino-acid sequence MMMLSSTESPAATPCMPSPRRGLSGAAAANIRPVTLRQLLVEVLRRGKDPRPLCEGLGFSPDDLQQDGFFVSGLQAVQLIRRTLPLMGNPVLGLEMGAGVNIVSWGLVTLGFMACDSSRQMLDFAIEHQRHAGCLPTLHGEATAQAFRLVARAPFAEHEVATFLVDKALASMAQLGRQVVGPHFNPSRVDLVMERPAYGAAYENVFRCPVRFGSTENRIYFPIEPYAVRTADAVVLGQVSRVLSSAAEPRADSATRVCVVQAIRRDLAHPPPLCAIAASLHVSERTLRRRLADSGDSYADLLCAERRTRALSLVAHSSRTLQQIARECGFSDVRSLQRAFKRWTGVSPTAFRGQAGTRQGARMLP; translated from the coding sequence ATGATGATGCTCAGCAGCACCGAGAGTCCCGCGGCCACCCCTTGCATGCCGTCGCCGCGGCGCGGTCTGTCCGGCGCCGCGGCCGCCAATATCCGTCCCGTTACGCTGCGCCAGTTGCTGGTGGAAGTCCTGCGCCGGGGCAAGGATCCCCGGCCGCTGTGCGAAGGGCTGGGATTCTCGCCGGACGATCTGCAACAGGACGGCTTCTTCGTCTCCGGCCTGCAGGCGGTGCAATTGATACGCCGCACCTTGCCGCTGATGGGCAATCCCGTCCTGGGCCTGGAAATGGGCGCGGGCGTGAACATCGTGTCCTGGGGACTGGTGACGCTGGGCTTCATGGCCTGCGATTCGTCCCGGCAGATGCTGGATTTCGCCATCGAGCACCAGCGCCACGCCGGCTGCCTGCCCACCCTTCATGGGGAAGCCACCGCGCAGGCTTTCCGGCTGGTGGCGCGCGCGCCGTTCGCCGAACATGAGGTCGCGACCTTCCTGGTGGACAAGGCCCTGGCCTCGATGGCGCAACTGGGCCGCCAGGTAGTCGGTCCGCATTTCAATCCCAGCCGGGTAGACCTGGTCATGGAAAGGCCGGCCTATGGCGCGGCCTATGAAAACGTCTTCCGCTGCCCGGTGCGTTTCGGCAGCACGGAAAACCGCATCTATTTCCCCATCGAGCCGTATGCCGTGCGCACCGCGGACGCGGTCGTACTCGGCCAGGTGTCGCGCGTCCTGTCGAGCGCCGCGGAACCGCGGGCGGACTCGGCGACGCGGGTCTGCGTGGTGCAGGCCATCCGCCGGGACCTGGCGCATCCGCCGCCGCTCTGCGCCATCGCGGCGTCGCTGCACGTCAGCGAACGCACCTTGCGCCGCCGTCTTGCGGATAGCGGCGACAGCTACGCCGACCTGCTGTGCGCGGAGCGCCGCACGCGCGCCCTGTCGCTGGTGGCGCATTCCTCGCGCACCTTGCAGCAGATCGCGCGGGAATGCGGCTTCAGCGACGTGCGCAGCTTGCAGCGGGCCTTCAAGCGCTGGACCGGGGTGAGCCCCACGGCCTTTCGCGGCCAGGCGGGCACGCGCCAGGGCGCCCGGATGCTGCCCTAG
- a CDS encoding DUF1428 domain-containing protein yields the protein MTYVDGFVAAVPIENREAYIRHARVAAEVFKEHGALSVVECWEDDVPDGKITSFPMAVQRKEGEAIVFAWIAWPSREAEQKGMKAAMEDPRLRPDDNPMPFDGKRMIYGGFTTVLEL from the coding sequence ATGACTTACGTAGACGGATTCGTGGCCGCCGTGCCCATCGAAAACCGCGAGGCCTATATCCGGCATGCCCGCGTCGCCGCCGAGGTGTTCAAGGAACACGGCGCGCTGAGCGTCGTGGAGTGCTGGGAAGACGACGTCCCCGATGGCAAGATCACCTCCTTCCCCATGGCGGTGCAGCGCAAGGAAGGCGAGGCCATCGTCTTTGCCTGGATCGCCTGGCCATCGCGGGAAGCGGAACAGAAAGGCATGAAGGCGGCCATGGAGGATCCGCGCCTGCGTCCGGACGACAACCCCATGCCTTTCGACGGAAAACGCATGATCTACGGCGGTTTCACCACGGTCCTGGAGCTCTAG
- a CDS encoding threonine/serine dehydratase yields the protein MKNLPAAILAAHAAIRPHVPVSPLERSGALSQALGCEVWLKCDHLLPIGAFKVRGAANKIRVLGDAARATGVVTASTGNHGMAVAWAGARAGVPVTVYVPASAVQGKLDAIEGLGAKLVVLDAPPIEGERQARRYGAAHGVPYISPYNDIDVVAGQGTIGVEIAEQAGADALDAVFVCVGGGGLASGLGSAIKHWSPRTRVVGVWPENSPCMLRALEAGRILDVPEFPTLSDATAGAVEEGSITFPLCQQVIDERITVSEAEIGAAMRAVAQAEHWMVEGAAGVALAGLMQRREAWRGKKIGVVLCGRNIGLERFIGAVGAALPGQSR from the coding sequence GTGAAAAACCTGCCCGCCGCCATCCTGGCCGCCCATGCCGCCATCCGTCCGCACGTGCCCGTCTCGCCGCTGGAACGGAGCGGCGCGCTGTCCCAGGCGCTGGGATGCGAGGTCTGGCTGAAGTGCGACCACCTGCTGCCCATCGGCGCTTTCAAGGTACGCGGCGCGGCGAACAAGATCCGGGTGCTGGGCGATGCGGCGCGCGCGACGGGCGTGGTCACCGCGTCCACCGGCAATCATGGCATGGCGGTGGCCTGGGCCGGCGCCCGCGCCGGCGTGCCGGTCACGGTTTATGTGCCGGCCTCCGCCGTGCAGGGCAAGCTCGACGCCATCGAAGGCCTGGGCGCGAAGCTCGTCGTGCTGGACGCGCCGCCCATCGAAGGCGAACGGCAGGCGCGGCGCTACGGCGCCGCGCACGGCGTGCCGTATATCTCGCCCTACAACGATATCGACGTCGTCGCCGGCCAGGGAACGATAGGCGTGGAAATCGCCGAGCAGGCCGGTGCGGACGCGCTGGACGCCGTCTTTGTCTGCGTGGGCGGCGGCGGGCTGGCCAGCGGGCTGGGCAGCGCGATCAAGCACTGGTCGCCGCGCACCCGCGTGGTCGGCGTCTGGCCGGAGAACTCCCCGTGCATGCTGCGCGCCCTGGAGGCCGGCCGCATCCTGGACGTTCCGGAATTTCCCACCCTGTCGGATGCCACGGCCGGCGCGGTGGAGGAAGGCTCGATCACCTTTCCCTTGTGCCAGCAAGTGATAGACGAGCGCATCACCGTGTCGGAAGCGGAGATCGGCGCGGCCATGCGCGCCGTGGCCCAGGCCGAACACTGGATGGTCGAAGGCGCGGCCGGCGTGGCCTTGGCGGGCCTGATGCAGCGCCGCGAGGCATGGCGCGGGAAGAAAATCGGGGTGGTGCTTTGCGGCCGCAATATCGGCCTGGAGCGGTTCATCGGCGCCGTGGGCGCGGCCTTGCCGGGCCAGTCGCGGTGA
- a CDS encoding aminotransferase class V-fold PLP-dependent enzyme: protein MSATPPPAILDDAAVDVLRARTPGVRTTVHFNHAGASLPSAGTLEAMRAQMWREAEMGPIEAGAAARDQAEQARVLGAALLNARPGEIAITAGNSVGWAGAFAALGNWRPGDRILVARQEWGGNIAAMHLAAVRAGARIETIPCDDSGMADPRALEAMMDDRVRLVSVTWLPANGGLINPVAAIGAVARRHGVPYFVDAAQAVGQLPIDVQAIGCDVLAGVGRKALRGPRQTGLLYVRQDFLPRLTPALVDTSSAPLDGQGLPVLREDAERFEPSERSYVLRCGLANALREALDIGIPAIRARIDRNAGALRALLADIPGVAVLDQGRERSGLVSFAVAGMEASALARALAAQGISIGANGPAYTPLDMRARGLAEIARASVSYLTADAEMDRLAEAIRVLARRT from the coding sequence ATGAGCGCAACGCCCCCTCCCGCGATCCTGGACGATGCCGCCGTCGACGTGCTGCGCGCCCGTACGCCCGGCGTGCGCACCACCGTCCACTTCAATCATGCGGGGGCCTCGCTGCCTTCCGCCGGCACGCTGGAAGCCATGCGCGCGCAGATGTGGCGCGAGGCCGAAATGGGGCCGATCGAGGCCGGCGCGGCGGCGCGCGACCAGGCCGAACAGGCCCGCGTGCTGGGCGCGGCATTGCTGAATGCCCGCCCCGGGGAAATCGCGATCACCGCCGGGAATTCCGTGGGATGGGCCGGGGCCTTCGCCGCGCTGGGCAACTGGCGGCCGGGCGACCGCATCCTGGTGGCGCGCCAGGAATGGGGCGGCAATATCGCGGCCATGCACCTGGCCGCCGTGCGCGCCGGCGCGCGTATCGAAACCATCCCCTGCGACGACAGCGGCATGGCCGATCCGCGGGCGCTGGAAGCCATGATGGACGACCGCGTGCGCCTGGTGTCGGTGACCTGGCTGCCGGCCAACGGCGGCCTGATCAATCCGGTTGCCGCCATCGGCGCCGTGGCGCGCCGGCACGGCGTTCCTTATTTCGTCGATGCGGCCCAGGCCGTGGGGCAGCTGCCCATCGACGTCCAGGCCATCGGCTGCGATGTGCTGGCGGGCGTCGGCCGCAAGGCCTTGCGCGGCCCGCGCCAGACTGGCCTGCTGTATGTCCGCCAGGATTTCCTGCCGCGCCTGACGCCGGCGCTGGTGGACACCAGTTCCGCGCCGCTGGATGGCCAGGGCCTGCCGGTGCTGCGCGAGGACGCCGAGCGCTTCGAGCCCTCCGAACGGTCGTACGTCCTGCGCTGCGGCCTGGCCAATGCGCTGCGCGAGGCCCTGGATATCGGCATCCCCGCCATACGCGCGCGCATCGATCGCAACGCCGGGGCATTGCGCGCGCTGCTGGCGGACATCCCCGGCGTGGCGGTGCTGGACCAGGGACGCGAGCGGTCGGGGCTGGTGTCGTTCGCCGTGGCGGGCATGGAGGCGTCCGCGCTGGCGCGCGCGCTGGCTGCGCAGGGCATCTCGATCGGCGCCAACGGACCGGCCTATACGCCCCTGGACATGCGCGCGCGCGGATTGGCGGAGATTGCCCGCGCCTCCGTGAGCTATCTGACCGCCGATGCGGAGATGGACAGGCTGGCCGAGGCAATCCGTGTCCTGGCGCGGCGAACCTAG
- a CDS encoding chemotaxis protein CheA — MDMDQALQTFIAESRELLADMESALLIVEGADDRGDAVNAIFRAAHTIKGSAGLFGIDSIVSFTHHVESVLDRVREGAIAIDGELVALMLACSDTIGRMVERVAEGCVDDDPALAAEAAVLRERLGAYTRLPARDADGAAGTGTAGSPGGPDATDPPADAGAADHWHISLRFHEGVLRNGMDPLSFVRYLHKLGRVTGVACQTGRLPTLEAMDPEACYLGLEIGLDSPADKATIESTFEFVLDDCDIRIIPPRSRAADYMLMIEELGEEPAMLGEMLVRCGTLTPRELEEALRAQRSGEADGPLGQILVRQQTVAEPVVDRALAKQRQAKDSKSRESKSMRVDADKLDHLISLVGELITASSGASVAAARAGNAELQACNAQVASLVEAVRDSTLQLRMVKIGATFNRFRRVVHDMSRSLGKHIELEVRGEDTELDKTVIERIGDPLTHLVRNAMDHGIEAPETRASLGKPAHGTIVLDARHESGHIVIEVRDDGAGLNRDRIVAKAIERGLIEDGRGMRDEDVFRLIFEPGFSTAPAVTDLSGRGVGMDVVKRNIEALRGSVEIASRAGEGSTVAVRLPLTLAIIDGFQVAVGRSLFVLPLDMVDECVAYTPVEGRDYTDLRGRVLPFIRLRRMFDLPGEPAARENIVVVRHGGERIGLVVDTLLGETQAVIKPLSRLFAQARGISGSSILGSGDVALILDVPALMAEARNSVAAGHARLSV, encoded by the coding sequence ATGGACATGGACCAGGCATTGCAAACCTTCATCGCGGAAAGCCGCGAACTGCTGGCCGATATGGAATCGGCGCTGCTGATTGTCGAGGGCGCCGACGACCGCGGCGATGCCGTCAATGCGATCTTCCGCGCCGCGCACACCATCAAGGGATCCGCGGGGCTGTTCGGCATCGATAGCATCGTGTCGTTTACCCACCATGTCGAAAGCGTGCTGGATCGCGTGCGCGAAGGCGCCATCGCCATCGACGGCGAACTGGTGGCGCTGATGCTCGCGTGCAGCGACACCATCGGCCGGATGGTCGAACGCGTGGCCGAGGGTTGCGTGGACGACGACCCCGCCCTGGCCGCGGAGGCGGCCGTGCTGCGGGAGCGCCTGGGCGCGTATACGCGCTTGCCGGCCCGGGACGCGGACGGCGCGGCCGGGACCGGGACGGCGGGTTCGCCCGGCGGCCCGGACGCCACGGATCCTCCGGCCGACGCCGGCGCGGCCGACCACTGGCATATTTCCCTGCGCTTCCATGAAGGCGTGCTGCGCAACGGCATGGATCCGCTTTCCTTCGTGCGCTATCTGCACAAGCTGGGGCGGGTCACCGGCGTCGCCTGCCAGACGGGCCGCCTGCCGACGCTGGAAGCGATGGACCCGGAGGCCTGCTACCTGGGCCTGGAGATCGGCCTGGACAGCCCCGCCGACAAGGCCACCATCGAGAGCACCTTCGAGTTCGTCCTGGACGATTGCGATATCCGCATCATCCCGCCGCGGAGCCGGGCGGCCGACTACATGCTCATGATCGAAGAGCTGGGCGAAGAGCCGGCGATGCTGGGAGAAATGCTCGTGCGATGCGGCACGCTGACCCCGCGCGAGCTGGAGGAAGCCTTGCGCGCGCAGCGCAGCGGCGAGGCCGACGGCCCGCTGGGCCAGATCCTGGTGCGGCAGCAAACCGTGGCCGAACCGGTGGTGGACCGCGCGCTGGCCAAGCAGCGGCAGGCCAAGGACAGCAAGTCGCGGGAAAGCAAGTCCATGCGCGTCGACGCGGACAAGCTGGATCACCTGATTTCGCTGGTGGGCGAGCTGATCACCGCGTCTTCCGGTGCCAGCGTGGCGGCGGCGCGCGCCGGCAATGCCGAACTGCAGGCCTGCAACGCCCAGGTGGCCAGCCTGGTCGAGGCCGTGCGCGACAGCACGCTGCAACTGCGCATGGTGAAGATAGGCGCCACGTTCAACCGCTTCCGCCGCGTGGTGCACGATATGTCGCGCAGCCTGGGCAAGCATATCGAGCTGGAGGTGCGCGGCGAGGACACCGAGCTGGACAAGACGGTGATCGAGCGCATCGGCGATCCCCTGACCCACCTGGTGCGCAACGCCATGGACCACGGCATCGAAGCGCCGGAAACGCGCGCGTCGCTGGGCAAGCCGGCGCACGGCACCATCGTGCTGGACGCGCGCCATGAATCCGGCCACATCGTCATCGAAGTCCGCGACGATGGCGCGGGATTGAACCGGGATCGCATCGTCGCCAAGGCCATCGAGCGCGGCCTGATCGAGGACGGCCGCGGCATGCGGGACGAGGACGTATTCCGCCTGATCTTCGAACCCGGTTTCTCGACCGCGCCCGCGGTGACCGACCTTTCCGGCCGCGGCGTGGGCATGGACGTGGTCAAGCGCAATATCGAGGCGCTGCGCGGCAGCGTCGAAATAGCCAGCCGCGCGGGGGAGGGCAGCACGGTCGCCGTGCGCCTGCCCCTGACGCTGGCCATCATCGACGGTTTCCAGGTGGCGGTGGGGCGTTCGCTGTTCGTCCTGCCACTGGATATGGTGGACGAGTGCGTCGCCTATACGCCGGTGGAAGGCCGCGACTATACCGACCTGCGCGGCCGGGTGCTGCCCTTCATCCGCCTGCGGCGCATGTTCGACCTGCCGGGCGAGCCGGCCGCGCGCGAGAACATCGTGGTGGTGCGGCACGGCGGCGAGCGCATCGGCCTGGTGGTGGACACGCTGCTCGGCGAAACCCAGGCCGTCATCAAGCCGCTGTCCCGCCTGTTCGCCCAGGCGCGCGGCATCAGCGGCTCCAGCATCCTGGGCAGCGGCGATGTGGCATTGATACTCGACGTCCCGGCCCTGATGGCCGAGGCGCGCAATTCCGTGGCGGCGGGGCATGCCCGCCTGTCCGTTTGA
- a CDS encoding response regulator, with protein MAKTILIVDDSASVRQVVGIALRGAGYDVIEGRDGKDALAKLTGQKVHLIISDVNMPEMDGIAFLKAVKLLPAYRFTPVIMLTTESQEAKKREGQQAGAKAWVVKPFQPAQLLGAVEKLILP; from the coding sequence ATGGCAAAGACCATACTCATCGTCGACGACTCGGCCTCGGTGCGCCAGGTGGTCGGCATCGCGCTGCGCGGCGCCGGCTACGACGTCATCGAGGGGCGCGACGGCAAGGACGCCCTGGCGAAGCTGACGGGCCAGAAAGTGCACCTGATCATCAGCGACGTGAACATGCCGGAGATGGACGGCATCGCCTTCCTGAAGGCGGTCAAGCTGCTGCCCGCCTACCGCTTCACGCCGGTGATCATGCTGACCACGGAAAGCCAGGAAGCGAAAAAACGCGAAGGACAACAGGCCGGGGCCAAGGCATGGGTCGTCAAGCCTTTCCAGCCGGCGCAATTGCTCGGCGCGGTCGAAAAGCTGATCCTGCCTTGA
- a CDS encoding STAS domain-containing protein, translating to MTHVDLRLEGELTIYTAQDMRQRLSRTLASQDAAGIVRLDLRDITEADTAGIQLLLAALRQARDQGRELRLAGVSRSVDTAIELLGLEDAFAGARETPSGSGGADGDACADIHGGADDRAATPLA from the coding sequence GTGACCCATGTTGATCTGCGCCTGGAAGGCGAACTGACCATCTACACCGCGCAGGACATGCGGCAGCGCTTGTCGCGGACGCTGGCTTCGCAAGACGCCGCGGGCATCGTGCGGCTGGACCTGCGCGACATCACGGAAGCCGACACCGCGGGCATACAGCTGCTGCTGGCGGCGCTCCGGCAGGCGCGCGACCAGGGACGCGAGCTGCGCCTGGCGGGCGTCTCGCGCAGCGTCGACACCGCCATTGAACTGCTGGGGCTGGAGGACGCCTTCGCCGGTGCGCGCGAGACGCCGTCCGGCTCCGGCGGAGCCGATGGCGATGCGTGCGCCGACATCCATGGCGGCGCGGACGACCGCGCCGCCACGCCCCTTGCCTGA